From a single Silene latifolia isolate original U9 population chromosome 6, ASM4854445v1, whole genome shotgun sequence genomic region:
- the LOC141586434 gene encoding uncharacterized protein LOC141586434 yields MAFTKLLLLLNMAFISSAISDHQTLLNLKHSLLLSNKTNALTDWTNNNTHCNFSGVTCNAAFRVVSINISFVTLFGTLSPDIALLDALESLTLSNNGLIGELPIQISSLTRLKYFNLSNNNFTGIFPDMIFSNMLELEVMDVYNNNFSGPLPLSVTGLGRLTHLNLGGNFFSGEIPSSYSHMTNLTFLGLNGNSLSGEIPSSLGLLRNLNFLYLGYYNTFSGGIPPEFGELRLLQRLDMAESAISGEIPRSFGNLINLDSLFLQKNKLTGKLPTEMSGMVSLMSMDLSGNSLTGEIPESFGNLKNLTLISLFDNHFYGKIPASIGDLPNLEKLQVWSNNFTLELPANLGRNGKLITVDIANNHITGNIPNGLCTGGKLKMLVLMNNALFGEVPEELGNCRSLGRFRVGNNQLTGKIPAGIFTLPEANLTELQNNYFTGELPVDISGEKLEQLDVSNNLFSGVIPPGIGRLTGLLKVYFENNRFSGEIPGELFELKKLGQVNVSGNNLSGEIPGNIGECRSLTQIDFSRNNLTGEIPVTLASLVDLSVLNLSKNSITGFIPDELSSIQSLTTLDLSDNNLYGRIPTGGHFFVFKPKSFSGNPNLCYANRALPCPVYQPRVRHVASFSSSKVVILTICLVTLVLLSIVTCIMYRRKRLESSKTWKIERFQRLDFKIHDVLDCIQEENIIGKGGAGVVYRGTTFDGTDMAIKKLPNRGHSNGKHDHGFAAEIGTLGKIRHRNIVRLLGYVSNRETNLLVYEFMSNGSLGEKLHGSKGAHLQWEMRYKIGVEAAKGLCYLHHDCNPKIIHRDVKSNNILLDSDYEAHVADFGLAKFLRDASGSESMSSIAGSYGYIAPEYAYTLKVDEKSDVYSFGVVLLELITGRKPVGEFGDGVDIVRWVRKTQSEISQPSDAASVLAILDSRLDGYQLASVVNMFKIAMLCVEDESSDRPTMRDVVHMLSNPPHCIVSSPALL; encoded by the exons ATGGCTTTCACTAAACTCCTCCTTCTCTTAAACATGGCTTTCATATCTTCCGCCATTTCAGACCATCAAACCTTACTTAATCTAAAACACTCTTTACTCCTCTCTAACAAAACCAACGCTCTAACCGACTGGACTAACAATAACACCCACTGCAACTTCTCCGGCGTCACCTGCAACGCTGCGTTTCGAGTCGTGTCCATCAATATCTCATTCGTTACGCTCTTCGGTACTCTTTCTCCAGATATCGCCTTACTGGACGCGCTTGAAAGTCTTACGCTATCCAATAACGGTCTTATAGGAGAGTTACCGATACAAATATCGAGTTTAACCCGTCTCAAGTACTTCAATCTGTCCAATAATAATTTCACTGGTATTTTTCCTGATATGATATTTTCCAATATGTTGGAGTTGGAGGTTATGGATGTTTACAATAATAACTTTAGCGGACCGCTTCCGTTGTCAGTAACGGGTTTGGGTCGGTTAACTCACCTCAACCTGGGAGGAAACTTCTTCTCAGGCGAGATTCCGAGTAGTTATTCTCACATGACTAATTTAACTTTCTTGGGATTGAACGGAAATTCGCTCTCCGGTGAGATTCCGTCGAGTTTAGGGTTGTTACGGAATTTGAATTTCCTGTATTTAGGTTACTACAACACGTTTTCCGGCGGAATTCCGCCGGAATTCGGAGAATTAAGGTTGTTGCAGAGGCTTGACATGGCGGAATCCGCCATTTCCGGCGAAATTCCAAGGTCATTTGGAAATCTGATTAACTTAGATTCCTTGTTTTTACAAAAAAATAAACTAACCGGAAAATTACCGACTGAGATGTCGGGAATGGTTAGTTTAATGTCAATGGACTTATCCGGAAATTCGCTTACAGGCGAAATTCCGGAGAGTTTCGGAAATCTGAAGAATCTCACATTAATTAGCTTGTTTGATAATCACTTTTACGGTAAAATTCCTGCTAGTATCGGCGATTTGCCGAATTTAGAGAAGCTTCAAGTGTGGAGTAATAACTTCACCTTGGAGCTTCCGGCGAATCTCGGCCGCAACGGGAAATTAATAACCGTCGATATCGCTAACAATCATATTACAGGAAACATACCAAACGGGCTTTGTACTGGTGGAAAGCTAAAAATGTTGGTGTTGATGAACAATGCTCTGTTCGGGGAGGTTCCTGAAGAGCTTGGGAATTGTCGGTCTTTGGGCCGGTTTCGAGTCGGGAATAATCAGCTTACTGGGAAAATTCCTGCAGGAATTTTCACTCTGCCTGAAGCTAATCTTACTGAATTGCAGAATAATTACTTTACTGGTGAACTACCAGTGGATATTTCTGGGGAGAAATTAGAGCAGCTTGATGTTTCGAATAATTTGTTTAGCGGCGTAATTCCGCCTGGGATAGGCAGATTAACCGGTTTACTGAAGGTTTATTTTGAGAATAATCGGTTTTCTGGTGAGATTCCGGGGGAATTGTTTGAATTGAAAAAATTGGGGCAGGTTAATGTTAGTGGGAATAATCTGTCTGGTGAGATTCCGGGGAATATTGGTGAATGTCGGTCGTTAACGCAGATTGATTTCAGTAGGAATAATCTTACTGGTGAGATTCCGGTTACGTTAGCGAGTCTGGTTGATTTATCGGTTCTTAATTTGTCGAAAAACTCCATAACTGGTTTTATTCCGGATGAGCTTAGTTCGATACAGAGTCTTACGACTCTGGATTTATCGGATAATAATTTGTATGGGAGGATACCGACTGGTGGACATTTTTTCGTGTTTAAGCCCAAGTCGTTTTCTGGGAATCCGAACCTGTGTTACGCTAACCGCGCGCTGCCCTGCCCTGTTTACCAACCAAGGGTTCGCCACGTGGCGTCGTTTAGTTCGTCTAAGGTTGTGATACTAACTATATGTTTAGTCACATTAGTTCTGCTTTCAATTGTTACTTGTATAATGTATCGGAGGAAGCGTCTGGAAAGTTCTAAAACTTGGAAAATAGAGCGATTCCAGCGGCTTGATTTCAAGATACATGATGTGCTTGATTGCATTCAGGAAGAAAATATCATTGGCAAAGGTGGTGCTGGGGTCGTGTACCGTGGGACAACGTTTGATGGTACCGACATGGCAATTAAGAAGCTTCCGAATAGAGGGCATTCCAATGGGAAACATGATCATGGGTTTGCGGCCGAGATAGGGACATTGGGGAAAATCAGACACCGGAACATTGTGAGGTTATTAGGGTATGTGTCAAATAGGGAGACTAACTTGTTAGTGTACGAGTTCATGTCGAATGGGAGCCTAGGGGAGAAGTTACACGGGTCGAAAGGGGCCCACTTGCAGTGGGAGATGAGGTATAAGATAGGAGTAGAGGCGGCGAAGGGGTTGTGTTACTTGCACCATGATTGTAATCCAAAGATAATTCATAGGGATGTTAAGAGTAATAATATACTGTTGGATTCGGATTATGAAGCTCATGTTGCTGATTTTGGACTTGCTAAGTTCTTAAGGGACGCGTCTGGTTCCGAGTCTATGTCTTCTATTGCTGGCTCATATGGATACATTGCTCCTG AATACGCCTACACGCTGAAGGTGGACGAGAAGAGTGATGTATACAGCTTTGGAGTTGTGCTATTGGAACTGATAACAGGACGGAAGCCAGTGGGAGAGTTCGGAGATGGGGTTGATATAGTGAGATGGGTCAGGAAGACCCAATCAGAGATATCTCAGCCATCAGATG